A region of Saimiri boliviensis isolate mSaiBol1 chromosome 8, mSaiBol1.pri, whole genome shotgun sequence DNA encodes the following proteins:
- the UPK1B gene encoding uroplakin-1b, translating into MAKDDSSYRCFQGLLIFGNVIIGCCGIALTAECIFFVSDQQSLYPLLEATDNDDIYGAAWIGIFVGICLFCLSILGIVGIMKSSRKILLAYFILMFIVYAFEVASCITAATQRDFFTPNLFLKQMLERYQNNSPPNNDDQWKNNGVTKTWDRFMLQDNCCGVNGPSDWQKYTSAFRTENNDADYPWPRQCCVMNNLKEPLNLEACKLGVPGYYHNQGCYELISGPMNRHAWGVAWFGFAILCWTFWVLLGTMFYWSRIEY; encoded by the exons ATGGCCAAAGACGACTCCAGCTATCGTTGCTTCCAGGGCCTGCTGATTTTTGGAAATGTGATTATTGGT TGTTGTGGCATTGCCCTGACCGCAGAGTGCATCTTCTTTGTATCTGACCAACAAAGCCTCTACCCACTGCTTGAAGCCACCGACAACGATGACATCTATGGGGCTGCCTGGATTGGCATATTTGTGGGCATCTGCCTCTTCTGCCTGTCCATTCTAGGCATTGTAGGCATCATGAAGTCCAGCAGGAAAATTCTTCTGGCG TATTTCATTCTGATGTTTATAGTATATGCCTTTGAAGTGGCATCTTGTATCACAGCAGCAACACAACGAGACTTT TTCACACCCAACCTCTTCCTGAAGCAGATGCTAGAGAGGTATCAAAACAACAGCCCTCCAAACAATGATGACCAGTGGAAAAACAATGGAGTCACCAAAACCTGGGACAGGTTCATGCTCCAG GACAATTGCTGCGGCGTAAATGGTCCATCAGACTGGCAAAAATACACATCTGCCTTCCGGACTGAGAATAATGATGCTGACTATCCCTGGCCTCGTCAATGTTGTGTTATGAACAATCTTAAAGAACCTCTCAACCTGGAGGCTTGTAAACTAGGCGTGCCTGGTTATTATCACAATCAG GGCTGCTATGAACTGATCTCTGGACCAATGAACCGACATGCCTGGGGGGTTGCCTGGTTTGGATTTGCCATTCTCTGCTGGACT tTTTGGGTTCTCCTGGGTACCATGTTCTACTGGAGCAGAATTGAATATTAA